The sequence below is a genomic window from Longimicrobiaceae bacterium.
TCGACGTGAAGGCGGACAGCGCCAAGACCCCGCAGCAGCCCAACATCGACTCGCTCGTGCAGACCTACCAGGCGCGCCGCGACACTGCCAGGAAGCAGGAAGCGCCGCCCGAGGCGCCGGTGGATTAGCGGCGATACCTCATCATGCTGGCGACGGTCGAAATACGGACGAAGGGCGAGGAGACCACAGCGTCTCTTCGCCCTTCTGCTTTCGTCCATCCCGGCCGGCGTCGTACTGCCGGCGAGCTACATCCGCGTGCTCTGCGACGTGGTGCGGGCGGCGTCGGTGCACGCGGGCCAGGAGAACGGCTGGCCGGTCTGCGTGTTCACCGGGAACACCGTGCGCCGGTCACGCGGCACGCGCTGCGGCTCCTCGCTCGCCAGGTAGACGAGCATGGCCGTGAGCACCGCGTTGTTGCGCACGTCGTCCCAAACGATCTTGTCGTACGTGTCGCGCGTGGTGTGCCAGGTGTACGCGCCGTAGTCCCAGCTCAGCGAAGACAGGCCGAACGCCGGCGCCCCAGCGCAGATGAACGACGCGTAGTCGCTGCCGCCCGTGCTGGGCACCCCCGGATTGTCCAGCGTGATCTGCTTGCCGATCTCGGACGGCACCAGCGCCAGCCACTTGCCCATGAACCCGGCCGCGCCCGTCAGCCCCTGCATGGAGATGCTTGTCACGCGACCGGTTCCGTTGTCTTGGTTGAACAGCGCCTGCAGGCCGTTCACCACCGCGGGGTGGTCCTTCACGTAGGCGCGTGACCCGTTCAGCCCCTGCTCCTCGCCGCTCCAGTGGCCCACGACGATGGTGCGCTTGGGGTTGGGATACACGGTGCGGAGGATGCGCAGCGCCTCCATCATGGTGATCGTGCCCGTGCCGTTGTCCGTGCTGCCCGAGCTGCCGTCCCACGAGTCGAAGTGCGCCGACAGCACGATGTACTCGTTGGGCTTCTGGCTGCCGCGGATCTCCGCGATGGTGTTGAAGACCGGCAGCTCGCCCAACTCCTCGGACTGTGCGTCGAGGCGCACCACCGGCCCCTGGTGATGCTCGGCGAGGCGGTAGACCAGCCCGTAGTCCTCGCAGCTCAGGTCGAACGTGGGCACCTGGTGCGTGCGGGCGTTGAAGATGCGGTCCACGCCCCACCCGCCCGACCACAGCGACGTGAGCACGCCCGCCGCCCCCGCCTGCTCAAGCCGCGGAGCCAGGTCGCGCGCCGCCACGCCCGTGCGCTGGATGCGCGCCGTCCACGCGGCGGTCGCCGCCGTGCGCGCGTCCTTCATGCGCGCGAAGCTGGAGTCGGTGGCGAACTGCTTCCAGTTGTCGTCGGGCCGGCAGGTGGGCTGCGGCATGGAGATCGCCACGAGCTTGCCGCGGATGCTGGGCAGCCACGCCTCGAACGCGGCCTGGTCCGCGAAGTCCGGCAGCGCCACCACGGGAGCCGTCACCGGCCCGTTCGTGCCCGGGCTCCACGCCAGCATCGTCCCCTCCAGCGACCGCACACGCGGCTGCACCAGGTCCGCGTGCGAGTAGCCGCGCCGCCATCCGCGGAAGGTGCCGTACTGCTCGTTCCGCGCGGTGATGCCCCACGAGCGGTACGTGTCGATCAGCCACTGGTTCCCCGCACGGATCCCCGGCGACGCCGTGAGCCGCGGCCCGATGGAGTCCGACAGCGCCTGCCCCAGCCGCTCCAGCTGCGAGTTGCGCGTCCCCTCCTCCCAGATGCGGCGCAGCACGGGGTTCTCCGTCGCGAACGACTGCGCCCCCGCCGGCGCCGCCGCAAAGGCCAGCCCAGCCGCGATGACGTACGAAACGTTGCGGTTCATCTACCGTTCCTGTTCACGTGTGGATGTGGAGATACGACGAAACGACTACAAGCAGATATACGATGGATGCGGATCGAACGTCCGATCACGTAACACGCACTCGCTCAACGGGAGGCGAGCAAACCACGACTACCACGGCTAGAAGTTCAGTCTCCGTAGCCTCTATCCGCCCAACACCCGCGCCGCCGAGAGAACCCGCAGCAACGCGAACCCGCTCCAGCAGCCCCACCGCAGGCGCGCAGCGCCGAGCCGCCACCCTCCCCGCCCCGACACCCGCCCGCTCGACCAGTCACGGCTGGGGCAGCCGTGGACCCTGTTTCTTCTCCCGCTTGCGGGAGAGGACAGGCGAGGCACGAGCCAGGTGAGGGCCCCCTTCCGACGCGCCATAGCCCGGAGCGCGATGCCCCCTTACCTCTCGTTCCGCAACTCCACCAGCTCCACCCGCGCCCGCCCATCCTCCAGCGTCGCGATGGCGAGCGTCGGCTTCCCGCGAAACCGGATCGGCCCCGCGCTTCCCGGATTCACCGCGAGCACCGAGCCGACCGTGCGGATCACCGGCACGTGCGAGTGCCCGAAGACGACCATCCCCGCGTCGGGATACGCCGCCGCCATCTTCTCCACCGTCGGCGAGCCCACCTGCATGCCGTGGACGACCACGATGCGCACGCCGCCCAGCGTCACCTCCGCCACCTCGGGCACGCGCGCGCGGATGTCGAACCCGTCCGTGTTGCCCCACACCGCCGTCACCGGCGCGATGGCCTCCAGCTCCGTCAGCAATTCCGCCGGGCCGACGTCGCCCGCGTGGAGGATGTGCTCCACGTCCGCGAACCGCTCGAACACCTCGCGCCGCAGCAGCCCGTGCGTGTCCGAGATGACGCCCACCTTCATCCGCGCATCTCCCCTGCACCGCCAGATGCGAATCGGCTCACGTCGCCGCCTCCTGCTCGCCGCTGCGCCACCGCCGCCCGATGCCGTGCTGCACGCCCAGGTGGTCGAGGATGCGCGCCACGACGAAATCCACAAGGTCGTCGATGCTCTGCGGCCGGTTGTAGAAGCCCGGCGCCGCCGGCATGACCGTCGCGCCGGCGCGCGTGAGCCGCGTCATGTTCTCAAGGTGGATGAGCGACAGCGGCGTCTCGCGCGGCACGAGCACGAGCGGGCGCCGCTCCTTCAGCGCGACGTCGGCCGCGCGCTCCACCAGGTTGCGGGACGTGCCCGCGGCGATGGACGCCAGCGTGCCCATTGAGCACGGGCAGACCACCATCCCCGCGGACGGAGCGGAGCCGGAGGCCGGCGTGGCGCCCCTGTCGAGCGAATCGTACAGCTCCACGCGCGACCAGTCTCCCGTTGCCGCACGGAGCGCATCCACCCCGTCGATGCCGGACTCCTCCGCCATCAGCCGCCAGCCGTACGACGACACGATCAGCCGCACCGGCGTGGCCGCCTCGTTCAGCGCGCGCAGCAGCCGCACCGCGTACGGCGCGCCCGAGGCGCCCGTGACCCCGAAGGTGATGGGCGCGCCGGGCGTGGCGCTCAAGCGAGCAGCCTTCCCCCCAGCACAACCAGGAAGAAGACGACGGAGATGACGCCGTTGATCGTGAAGAACGCCGCGTCGATCTTCGAGAAGTCGTCGTGCTTCACCAGGCTCTGCTCGTACACCAGCATCGCGGCGATCACTCCCACCGCGGCGAAGTACGTCCTCCCCAGATCCGGCAGCAGCAGCCCGACGGACAGCAGGCAGAGCGCCGCGCACACGTGCAGGAAGCGCGACGCCAGCAGCGCGCCCTTCGCCCCCAGCGCGGCGGGAATCGAGTGCAGCCCCTCCGCACGGTCGAATTCGATGTCCTGCAGCGAGTAGAGGATGTCGAACCCGGCGCCCCAGCACAGCACCGCTCCCGCCAGCGCGAGCAGCGCCGTCCACGGCTGGCTCCAGCGCCCTGCGACCGCCAGGTACGCCCCGACCGGCGCGATGCCCATCGCGAAGCCGAGGAAGACGTGAGCGAAACGCGTGAACCGCTTCGTGTACGAGTAGAAGAAGACGCAGCCCAGCGCCAGCGGCGACAGCTTCAAGCAGAGCGGGTTGAGGAAGCCGGCCGCGGCGATGAAGATCGCGCTCGCGACGACCACGGCCACGGCCGCCTGCCGCACCGACAGCTTGCCTGACGGGATCTCGCGCATCAGCGTGCGTGGGTTCTTCGCGTCGATCGCGCGGTCGGCGATGCGGTTGAAGCCCATCGCCGCGAACCGCGCCGCCGTGAACGCCACCAGGATCAGCACCACCTCGCGCGCCGTCACCGGGTAGCGGTACGACGCGAGCGTCGCCCCCACCAGCGCAAACGGCATGGCGAACACCGTGTGCGGCAGCTTCACCAGGTTCGAATAGTCCACCAACCGCCCGCTCCCGCGAACGTGCTGCCCCTCCATCGTGCGCTCACTCATCGCGTTGCTGCTCCTCGAGCATGATGACGTCGGCCACATCCTTCGGCCGGCCGGTTGCTCGCTTGTTGGCCAACAGATGCTTCCGGCTCAACACCGGGACCATCACTCCATCCACGGGATGGTACTCGCGCTCGGCCCACGCTTCCTCGAACGTGACCCCGTCGATCTCCGTCAGCATGTCGATCCGTGCGGGAACGACTCCGATCTGGTAGAACATCCCGGGGCGAGCCAGCTCATCCACGGTGAGATTGCTGATTGGAGCGCCGTAGCGCGCCAATGCCCTCCACACGCGCGACGCGTTCTCCGGGTCGGGCCGCAGCCAGAAATCCATGTCACCCGTCGCTCTCGGCATCCCGTGGGCCGCGAGGGCGAACGCGCCGATCACCAGGAACTCAGCGCCCTCGGCGAACAATTCCTCCAACATGTCTCTGTAGTCTGAACTCAGCATCGGAGCACCCCTTGAAGGCATAAGCGTTCCTTGTGAGTTCCCACATCATGCCGAGACATTCTTCGGGCGTCGGCTGCGGTATGCCGCTGTTCATCTCGTCGTGAGACGACACCTTCCGCACGACGTAGTTCGATCTGTCTTTCCGTTCCGGCATCTTCACCTCAGTCGATCGGGTGAATTCCCAGCTTGCTCCACATCGCGTCCACGCGGGCTTTGACGTCGGTATCCATGTCGATCATCGCCGGCCAGGGGCGGGTGAAGCCCTCCTCGGCCCACTTCCGCGTGCCGTCGATTCCCATCTTGCTGCCGAACGCGGCGACCTGCGCGGCGTGGTCCAGGTCGTCGACCGGGCCCTTCGTGAAGCGCACGTCGCGCTCCGGGTCGATGTTCGCAAGCGCATACCACCACGCCTCCTGCACGTTCCGTACGTCGATCCCCTCGTCCACCACCACGATCACCTTGGCGAGCGACATCAGCCCCATCCCCCACAGGCCGTTCATCACCTTGTAGGCGTGCCCCGGGTACTCCTTGCGGATGGAGACGAAGACGAGGTTGTGGAACACGCCCTCCGGCGGCATGTGGTAGTCCACGATCTCCGGCATGGTGAGCTGCGCCAGCGGGAGGAAGATGCGCTCCGTGGCGCCGCCCAGGTACACGTCCTCCACAGGCGGCCGGCCCACGAGCGTCGCGGGGTACACCGGGTCCGACCGCATCGTCACCGTGGTCACGTGAAAG
It includes:
- a CDS encoding M28 family peptidase yields the protein MNRNVSYVIAAGLAFAAAPAGAQSFATENPVLRRIWEEGTRNSQLERLGQALSDSIGPRLTASPGIRAGNQWLIDTYRSWGITARNEQYGTFRGWRRGYSHADLVQPRVRSLEGTMLAWSPGTNGPVTAPVVALPDFADQAAFEAWLPSIRGKLVAISMPQPTCRPDDNWKQFATDSSFARMKDARTAATAAWTARIQRTGVAARDLAPRLEQAGAAGVLTSLWSGGWGVDRIFNARTHQVPTFDLSCEDYGLVYRLAEHHQGPVVRLDAQSEELGELPVFNTIAEIRGSQKPNEYIVLSAHFDSWDGSSGSTDNGTGTITMMEALRILRTVYPNPKRTIVVGHWSGEEQGLNGSRAYVKDHPAVVNGLQALFNQDNGTGRVTSISMQGLTGAAGFMGKWLALVPSEIGKQITLDNPGVPSTGGSDYASFICAGAPAFGLSSLSWDYGAYTWHTTRDTYDKIVWDDVRNNAVLTAMLVYLASEEPQRVPRDRRTVFPVNTQTGQPFSWPACTDAARTTSQSTRM
- a CDS encoding metallophosphoesterase family protein; protein product: MKVGVISDTHGLLRREVFERFADVEHILHAGDVGPAELLTELEAIAPVTAVWGNTDGFDIRARVPEVAEVTLGGVRIVVVHGMQVGSPTVEKMAAAYPDAGMVVFGHSHVPVIRTVGSVLAVNPGSAGPIRFRGKPTLAIATLEDGRARVELVELRNER
- a CDS encoding flavin prenyltransferase UbiX; this encodes MSATPGAPITFGVTGASGAPYAVRLLRALNEAATPVRLIVSSYGWRLMAEESGIDGVDALRAATGDWSRVELYDSLDRGATPASGSAPSAGMVVCPCSMGTLASIAAGTSRNLVERAADVALKERRPLVLVPRETPLSLIHLENMTRLTRAGATVMPAAPGFYNRPQSIDDLVDFVVARILDHLGVQHGIGRRWRSGEQEAAT
- a CDS encoding UbiA-like polyprenyltransferase — encoded protein: MSERTMEGQHVRGSGRLVDYSNLVKLPHTVFAMPFALVGATLASYRYPVTAREVVLILVAFTAARFAAMGFNRIADRAIDAKNPRTLMREIPSGKLSVRQAAVAVVVASAIFIAAAGFLNPLCLKLSPLALGCVFFYSYTKRFTRFAHVFLGFAMGIAPVGAYLAVAGRWSQPWTALLALAGAVLCWGAGFDILYSLQDIEFDRAEGLHSIPAALGAKGALLASRFLHVCAALCLLSVGLLLPDLGRTYFAAVGVIAAMLVYEQSLVKHDDFSKIDAAFFTINGVISVVFFLVVLGGRLLA